In Victivallaceae bacterium, a single window of DNA contains:
- the fumC gene encoding class II fumarate hydratase gives MGLRKEKDSLGEVFVPEEAYYGAQTARSMNFFSWGHEVMPEPIIHALALIKKCAALANRDLGLISERITDMIVSATDDVLSGQFKEHFPLKVWQTGSGTQSNMNMNEVISNLAIKRHGGILGSKTPVHPNDHVNLSQSSNDVYPTAMHIAVVLETKKLLIPAIEKLKNALKNKSLDFKFLIKIGRTHLMDAVPMTLGQEFSGYVDQIEKNLERIGFCLTGLYELAIGATAVGTGINVPKGFIEKILYYLSKETNEPFVRASNYFSALSCHDALVFFHSALVTLSCSLTKIATDLAFLGSGPRCGFHELIFPENEPGSSIMPGKINPTQCEAVNMVCAQVMGNNQAVIMGGSRGNFELNVFKPVIAHNCLQSITLLSDAMTSFAANFVFSLKANEKRLNEYVNSSLMLVTALSPKIGYDNCSKIALKAFHDDLTLKEACLILGFLSEEDFDALTDPKSMVGNL, from the coding sequence CAAACTGCTCGTTCCATGAATTTTTTTTCTTGGGGACACGAAGTTATGCCGGAGCCCATTATTCATGCTTTGGCTTTGATTAAAAAATGTGCAGCTTTGGCTAACCGAGATTTAGGATTAATTTCGGAACGCATCACTGATATGATTGTATCGGCAACGGATGACGTATTGTCAGGCCAATTTAAAGAACATTTTCCTTTAAAAGTATGGCAGACGGGAAGCGGTACTCAATCGAACATGAATATGAATGAAGTTATCTCTAATCTCGCCATTAAACGTCATGGAGGCATTTTAGGGAGCAAAACCCCAGTACACCCCAATGATCACGTTAATTTATCGCAATCATCGAATGATGTTTATCCGACTGCTATGCACATTGCCGTGGTATTGGAGACGAAAAAGTTATTGATCCCTGCTATTGAGAAATTAAAAAATGCTTTGAAAAATAAAAGTCTCGATTTCAAATTTTTAATCAAAATCGGACGTACCCATTTGATGGATGCCGTTCCCATGACTTTGGGACAGGAATTTTCAGGATACGTTGATCAAATAGAAAAGAATTTAGAACGTATAGGGTTTTGTTTAACCGGTTTATATGAGTTGGCTATAGGAGCTACTGCAGTAGGAACAGGAATAAATGTGCCTAAAGGTTTTATAGAAAAAATTCTATATTATTTATCTAAAGAAACTAATGAACCGTTTGTTCGTGCGTCCAATTATTTTTCCGCTCTTTCGTGTCACGATGCCTTAGTATTCTTTCATAGTGCATTAGTTACTTTAAGTTGTTCGTTAACAAAAATAGCTACGGATTTGGCTTTTTTGGGATCGGGACCCCGTTGTGGATTTCATGAACTCATTTTTCCGGAAAATGAGCCCGGATCTTCGATTATGCCTGGAAAAATCAATCCTACACAATGTGAAGCAGTGAATATGGTATGTGCTCAAGTGATGGGGAATAACCAAGCTGTGATTATGGGCGGTTCTAGAGGAAATTTTGAACTTAATGTGTTTAAGCCCGTGATAGCTCATAACTGTCTGCAATCGATTACTCTGTTATCGGATGCAATGACTTCTTTTGCTGCAAATTTTGTCTTCAGTTTAAAAGCCAATGAAAAACGGCTTAATGAATATGTCAACTCTTCTCTCATGTTAGTCACGGCTTTGTCTCCTAAGATAGGTTACGACAATTGTTCGAAAATTGCTTTAAAAGCTTTTCATGATGATCTGACCTTAAAAGAAGCTTGTTTGATTTTAGGTTTTCTTTCCGAAGAAGACTTCGATGCATTAACGGATCCGAAAAGCATGGTGGGTAATCTTTAA
- a CDS encoding SulP family inorganic anion transporter: MKYTWSLKHFIPRIFFCLKEGYSLKSLKKDLIAGITTGVIAYPTAIAIAIGVGLPPQQGLYAAIIGGFIASALGGSTLLISGPTSTFIIALYSVLAKHGFDGLILVTVLSGCLLIGFALIGLGNFIKYMPYPVVTGLTTGIAVIIFSAQIKDFLGLRMGDNLPVEFLSRWKAYWDYLWTWDPKTLAAGLLTLLIIIYFKKYKPGYPGVMIALVVVSVGATLFNIDIPTIGSRYGAPPSSFPLPSLPHFGLTKILALMPDALTIAVLAGIETLLSAVVADGMTGERHQSNCQLMAQGLANIGSAFFQGIPVTGSLSRTATNIKSGGLTPLAGMIHSLFLFVVLFLLCPLTVKIPLACLSAVLIMIAWSMSEIHHFVHLFTAPKQDVLVLIAVFTLTVLTNITSAVQIGMMLAAFLFMKQMSDLSDVVSTANYFDDTKTSSKEDSEILMKQDIPDDTEVYEINGPFFFGVADRLKNLLNDIEKPPKVFILRMSRVPTIDASAMHALEEFYLECEKQNTVLLLSGVKKTPLNDLKGYHLDELIGEDHIFSNLKDALDFAKALVRLEQKSL; encoded by the coding sequence ACTCTCTTAAATCTCTTAAAAAAGATTTAATAGCCGGCATTACTACCGGAGTAATAGCTTATCCTACAGCCATTGCCATAGCAATTGGTGTCGGACTTCCTCCGCAGCAGGGATTATATGCAGCTATTATCGGAGGTTTCATTGCTTCAGCGCTTGGAGGAAGCACATTATTGATATCCGGGCCCACCAGTACTTTTATTATCGCTCTTTATTCCGTTCTGGCTAAACACGGATTTGACGGCCTTATTCTGGTTACCGTGCTTTCCGGGTGTTTACTCATCGGATTTGCTCTAATCGGACTGGGTAATTTCATTAAGTATATGCCTTATCCGGTCGTGACCGGTCTCACTACAGGGATCGCCGTTATCATTTTTTCGGCGCAAATTAAAGATTTTTTGGGATTAAGAATGGGAGACAATCTTCCCGTAGAATTTTTGTCTAGATGGAAAGCTTATTGGGATTATTTATGGACCTGGGATCCCAAGACTTTAGCAGCCGGTTTGCTAACTCTCCTTATTATTATTTATTTCAAAAAATATAAGCCAGGCTATCCGGGCGTGATGATCGCTTTAGTAGTGGTTAGCGTCGGAGCTACTTTATTTAATATTGACATTCCTACTATCGGAAGTCGATACGGAGCACCACCTTCATCTTTTCCGCTGCCTTCGTTACCGCATTTCGGTTTAACAAAAATTCTTGCTCTTATGCCGGATGCTCTTACAATCGCAGTCTTGGCTGGTATAGAAACCTTATTATCTGCGGTTGTCGCAGACGGCATGACCGGAGAAAGACACCAATCCAATTGTCAATTAATGGCTCAAGGATTGGCTAATATAGGAAGCGCGTTCTTCCAAGGAATACCCGTCACCGGTTCCCTTTCCAGAACGGCAACAAACATCAAATCCGGAGGATTAACTCCTCTTGCAGGAATGATTCATTCTCTATTCCTTTTTGTAGTACTGTTTCTTTTATGTCCTTTAACGGTGAAAATTCCTCTGGCATGTTTGTCGGCGGTGCTAATCATGATTGCTTGGAGCATGAGCGAAATTCATCATTTCGTACATCTTTTCACTGCTCCGAAACAAGATGTCCTGGTTCTGATTGCCGTATTTACTCTTACGGTATTGACCAATATTACTTCGGCCGTACAAATAGGAATGATGCTGGCAGCCTTTTTATTTATGAAACAAATGAGTGATCTTTCAGACGTTGTTTCAACCGCAAATTATTTCGACGATACTAAAACCTCTTCAAAAGAAGATTCGGAAATTTTAATGAAACAAGATATTCCGGACGACACCGAAGTTTATGAAATTAACGGTCCTTTTTTCTTCGGAGTTGCCGACCGATTAAAAAATTTGCTCAATGACATAGAAAAACCTCCTAAAGTTTTTATTCTAAGAATGAGTCGAGTTCCAACTATAGACGCTTCAGCTATGCACGCACTTGAGGAATTCTATCTGGAATGCGAAAAACAAAACACCGTGCTTCTGCTTTCGGGAGTCAAAAAAACTCCTTTAAATGATTTAAAAGGATACCACCTGGACGAGCTTATCGGAGAAGACCATATCTTCTCTAATTTGAAAGATGCTCTCGATTTCGCTAAGGCTCTAGTAAGGCTGGAACAAAAATCTCTTTAA